The DNA window CCTTTGCGGTCGAGGATGACGACGCTGGGGACGTGGTGGAGGCCCTGGAAGGCGCCTTCTCCAGCGACGGTCTGCGCGTCGGCCAGGGCCATGGGGTAGGGGAGGCGGAGGCTGCGGGCGAAGGCCTCGACGAGGGGGAGGTTCTCGGGGGGCTCGAGGGCGAGGGCGGCGACGTTGAGCCGTGGGGTGTGCTCGCGGAGGAGGTCGGCGAGGATGCGGGCCTGCGCCTGGGAGGCGGCGTCGTAGGTGGTGAGAAAGCCGATGACGGTGATGCGGCCGGCGAGGGTGCCGGAGGAGAGTTCGCGGCCGTCGACGGTTTCGAAGGCGAAGGGGGGGAGGCCGCGCGGGGTGGCGAGGATGCGCTCGGGGGCGACCTCGGGGCTCTCGGCAGGGGGAGAGGAGGTGTCGCTGACGCAGGCGGGGAGGAGCGCCGCGGGGAGGAGCGCGGTGGCGAGGGTGAGCAGGGCGGCGCGGGTGGCCCGCCGTGCGTTCATGGCTCGCGTTCCTCGTCGTTCGACGCGGCCCGGGCTGCGTCGTCGGCCGGAGCGTCATCGGCGGCGGGAGGGTCGAGGGGCGTGCCGCCGAGGCGGGTATCGTCGTCCTGTTCGGTGGCGAGCAGCTCGCTGGCGAGCAAGAGGTCGCGGATGGCCTCGTCGTCGAGCTGGGTGTCCTCGAAGGCGAGGTCGTCGAACTGGCTGTTCTCGAGCTGGGCGTCGAACAGGTCGGCGCAGTGGCGCAAGGCGCTGGGGAGCTCTTCGCCGCGTCGCTGGTGGGCGAGGATGGCGTGGCAGAGTTCCTCGATGACCGGGTTCATGGGCGTCGCTTCCAGGCTCACGCCGTCGATCTGGGCGCCGGCCTGGGGCGCTTCGTCGTCGCGGAGGAGGGGCTCGTGCTGGGCCCAGAGGATGCCTTTGTCGGGCTGGTAGCGGCACCAGAGGACGCGGACGAAGCGGAGGTAGAGGGGGGTGATGAGGGCGGCCACGCGCTCGCCCTTGGGGGTGACGCCGCGCAGGGCGGTGCCGCTCTGGGGGCCGCGGGTGAGTTCGCCGACGGCTTGCTGGATGCGGGCGCGGCGCACGTCGTCGGTCTCGACGGCGAGGAGGGGGGCGTAGATGGCGATGGGGGGGACGTTGAGGCGCGGGCTGTCCTCGACGAGGACGTCGAGCCAGGCGTTGCGCGCTTCCGGGGTGAGCTCGCCGTAGACGTGGGCCGCGGCGATGGCGGCCTCGGCGTCGGTGGCGAGGGCGGCGAGCCACTCGCGCCAGGCCGCGACGATGCGGTCGT is part of the Chondromyces crocatus genome and encodes:
- a CDS encoding TlpA family protein disulfide reductase — encoded protein: MNARRATRAALLTLATALLPAALLPACVSDTSSPPAESPEVAPERILATPRGLPPFAFETVDGRELSSGTLAGRITVIGFLTTYDAASQAQARILADLLREHTPRLNVAALALEPPENLPLVEAFARSLRLPYPMALADAQTVAGEGAFQGLHHVPSVVILDRKGREVYRRLGLAPRGILEEVLQTIERRNDP